Proteins encoded by one window of Nocardia goodfellowii:
- a CDS encoding arsenate reductase family protein, which produces MTTEIWHNPRCTKSRTAMAHLDAAGIDYTERRYLDQPPTAAELRDVLKRLGAEPWDITRTGEPAAKDLGMASWGRTAADRDRWIDALAANPQLIQRPIVLTRDGGAVVARSDEALRQLD; this is translated from the coding sequence ATGACGACCGAGATCTGGCACAACCCGCGCTGCACCAAGAGCCGCACCGCGATGGCGCACCTGGACGCGGCCGGGATCGACTACACCGAGCGTCGCTACCTCGACCAGCCGCCGACCGCGGCGGAGCTGCGTGACGTGCTGAAACGGCTGGGCGCCGAGCCGTGGGACATCACCCGCACCGGCGAACCGGCCGCCAAGGATCTCGGCATGGCGAGCTGGGGTCGCACCGCCGCCGATCGCGATCGCTGGATCGACGCGCTCGCCGCGAATCCCCAGCTGATCCAGCGGCCGATCGTCCTCACCCGCGACGGCGGAGCGGTCGTGGCCCGCAGCGACGAAGCACTGCGTCAGCTGGACTGA